From one Anopheles cruzii unplaced genomic scaffold, idAnoCruzAS_RS32_06 scaffold01052_ctg1, whole genome shotgun sequence genomic stretch:
- the LOC128276374 gene encoding nicotinamide riboside kinase 1-like has translation TVVDRHRIEQVEPMVQDEEDNIFADHMLSNFLCKYDENGTGGRTTNLIKKSKNDSYQTMNLKLNVLLLEGFLIFNHPITLDLCSVKFHIHLPYEKCYARRSQRVYDPPDVVGYFEMFVWPMYEKHYKEFRDRKDVYVLNGEIPQENLFNYVLNCVKDLL, from the coding sequence ACGGTGGTCGATCGGCACCGTATCGAGCAGGTCGAACCGATGGTGCAGGACGAGGAGGACAACATTTTTGCCGATCACATGCTGAGCAACTTTCTGTGCAAGTACGACGAAAACGGGACCGGCGGGCGGACGACGAACTTGATCAAGAAATCCAAGAACGATTCATACCAAACCATGAACCTCAAGCtgaacgtgctgctgctggagggcTTTCTTATCTTCAACCATCCGATCACGCTCGATCTGTGCAGCGTCAAGTTCCACATCCATCTGCCGTACGAAAAGTGTTACGCGCGCCGATCGCAGCGCGTGTACGATCCGCCCGACGTGGTCGGGTACTTCGAGATGTTCGTGTGGCCGATGTACGAGAAGCATTACAAGGAGTTTAGGGACCGGAAGGACGTCTACGTGCTGAACGGGGAGATTCCGCAGGAAAACCTCTTCAACTACGTACTAAACTGCGTCAAAGATTTATTGTAA